A genomic region of Clavibacter michiganensis subsp. insidiosus contains the following coding sequences:
- the orn gene encoding oligoribonuclease — protein sequence MGNNADRLVWIDCEMTGLDLAIDELVEVAVVVTDFDLVPVDDGFTIVINPDPAALANMGEFVTDMHRSSGLLEEIPGGVSLADAEFAVLEYLLQHVPNGGKAPIAGNTIGTDRAFLAKYMPRVDAHLHYRSVDVSSIKVLAKEWFPRIYFNSPAKNGGHRALADILESIRELEYYRRAAFVPAPGPATDDVQAIAADVTSAWAPRL from the coding sequence ATGGGCAACAACGCGGACCGGCTGGTGTGGATCGACTGCGAGATGACGGGGCTCGACCTCGCGATCGACGAGCTGGTGGAGGTCGCGGTGGTCGTCACCGACTTCGACCTCGTGCCCGTCGACGACGGCTTCACGATCGTCATCAACCCCGACCCCGCGGCGCTGGCCAACATGGGCGAGTTCGTCACCGACATGCACCGCTCCTCGGGGCTACTCGAGGAGATCCCCGGGGGCGTCAGCCTCGCCGACGCCGAGTTCGCGGTGCTGGAGTACCTGCTGCAGCACGTGCCGAACGGCGGCAAGGCCCCCATCGCGGGCAACACCATCGGCACCGACCGCGCCTTCCTCGCGAAGTACATGCCCCGCGTGGACGCGCACCTGCACTACCGCAGCGTCGACGTCTCCTCCATCAAGGTGCTCGCCAAGGAGTGGTTCCCCCGGATCTACTTCAACTCCCCCGCGAAGAACGGCGGCCACCGCGCCCTCGCCGACATCCTCGAGTCGATCCGCGAGCTCGAGTACTACCGCCGTGCGGCGTTCGTGCCGGCGCCCGGGCCCGCGACCGACGACGTGCAGGCCATCGCCGCGGACGTCACGTCCGCGTGGGCCCCGCGGCTGTAG